The region CTAGTCTGTCCCCCAGTATGTACTTACCGTCCTGGCTGCAGTGTCTCATGCACTCGTCCTTGGTGCCGTAGCGGTTCTTGTTACCGCGGCAGCCACCGTAGATGAATGATTGACAGGTGGCAGTTTTCGGGTCGTAGTAGAACATGGGGAAGGCGGCACGGCAAGGCCCGGGGTCAGAGGTTGCCATGCAGTCACCTGAGGACAGACACCGTCCACATGTTTACTGGATTGACTGTCCACACAGACAGTTTCCAGTCTGTACTGGTGATGGTTATTGATCAGGTCTTACCTGCGTACTCTGCAGACACCTGAACTCCTTCCGGTGAAGCCACTTTCTCAGAGGACGGAATAACTGTCACTGCAGGACGACAGACACACAGTAAAGTTACTCACCTGTGTAGGTACAGACAGGTGTGTGACACTCACCTGTGCAGGTACAGACAGGTGTGTGACACTTACCTGTGCAGGTACAGACAGGTGTATGACTCACCTGTGCAGGTACAGACAGGTGTGTGATACTCACCTGTGCAGGTACAGACAGGTGTGTGACACTCACCTGTGCAGGTACAGACAGGTGTATGACTCACCTGTGCAGGTAGCCGTGCAGCTCTCCTTGCTGAGGTAGTTGTTCTTGTTTCCTTTGCAGCCTCCGTAGATGAACGGCTGGCAGCTTCCTATCTGGCGGTCGTGGTACCAGTGCTGAAACGCTGCTTTGCAGGGACCCACCTGAGGCTCCGCCCCACAGCGCTCTGATTGGACAGCAGCAGA is a window of Plectropomus leopardus isolate mb unplaced genomic scaffold, YSFRI_Pleo_2.0 unplaced_scaffold1610, whole genome shotgun sequence DNA encoding:
- the LOC121964570 gene encoding kunitz-type protease inhibitor 2-like codes for the protein MSQEGESPVESEPAATESVPAQETEMSAADFAERCGAEPQVGPCKAAFQHWYHDRQIGSCQPFIYGGCKGNKNNYLSKESCTATCTVTVIPSSEKVASPEGVQVSAEYAGDCMATSDPGPCRAAFPMFYYDPKTATCQSFIYGGCRGNKNRYGTKDECMRHCSQDGKYILGDRLGGRLEDRLGDRQGDRLEDRQGDKPSQFYFYSSL